Within Raphanus sativus cultivar WK10039 unplaced genomic scaffold, ASM80110v3 Scaffold2960, whole genome shotgun sequence, the genomic segment GAAGTGTTGTAGCGGCTATGACCAGGAGTGTGGTCAGCCAGAAGATCGGCGCAGGGGCTAGAACCTCGATGAGCATGTGGAAGATGTTACCAGAGAGTTTTGGTGGTAACATACCGTAAAGAGCGAGGAAGATGTACCAAGCTCCTATGCTTCCCCAAATCATTACGTGTTGGATCCAAGTGAAGTGGCTCATGGTTAGAGCGATTTGTACATTTACTGCCCATATGATGCAAGTGAACATGGCGGTTCCCATGGCGTTCATGTCTGCGGTTTGGCCATCAGAGCGGAATGATTGGACATGAAAGATTCCGAGGTTGAGTGTGAAGATGACTATGGATGCGTAAACTCCATTCCCCATCCATCCGAGGATCCTGTACCAGTCGAAGAATAGGTTCTTGGGGCCTTGTTGATATAATGCAGGGAActtgaaaacaaaaagagacCAAGAAATGAATCAAGATATGAAATTTTAGAAGGTTTTGTTGAAGATGATGGAGAGACTAAAACCTCTAAGCAGACATCAGACGGGACATCTTGTTCGAAAACTCCGAGAGAAATGACAGGGAGAGAAGTGAGAACAACGTTGAAGAGTAATAAGTAGGAGTCGTTGAATATTGATTGACCAGAAAACCCAGTGAAGGCTTCGAAGTAGAAGAGAGTTAGGCCAAACGCTATGTTCTTGTAGAAGAAGTAACATATCTGTGAAAACAACAAAATGAAGATCAGGTGTATAGGTGTGATATACAAAGTATTGAAACGCATATGCTAACCATTTGAGCTATTCTTTTGTAGCACCAATGTCCGTGGACAACAAGTAGTCTCTCCAGAAAGCGAAACTGCGCTATGGAGAAGTCACTTGCCATTACAGCCTgcacaaggaaaaaaaaacagaaacaagttTTGTGAAACTTGACCATGTCTCATTGTGTTGAAGAGAGGCTTAAGCACCTGCATGCCTTCGACGCCACTGATGCCAACACCAATATCAGCTTCTTGAATCATTCCAACATCATTTGCACCATCACCGATTGCTAAAGTTGTCTTCCCTGTTCCTTCTTTGGCTAGCCTTGTTATCtgggaaaaaaaattcaagacaATTGTAATGTTTTTGGATGCATTATATTTCAAGGGATACTGaccaatgaaaaaataaaattgttttaaaaggAGTTTTCCATACAAGTGCTTTCTGTTTAGGAGAGACACGGCAGCATATTACTGATGCACAGATAACTGCAAGTGCAAGAAACTGATACTTGACATCATCCTTCAAAGCATATGTAAGTGTCTtcccatcaatgatcaaagCAAACGCAGCATGTGGatctttttctattttgatCATCTGTGATGCATTTGTGATCTGCATCAAAATGCTCTCCTTTGCAGCCTGAACATTAACGACATTTTTCTTACATCACACGAAATATTCAAATGAAAAAGTAATGTAGGTATTTTTATAGTGTCGACATAAAATACGTACAGCTTCGGAGTTTTGAGATGATTCCTCTAAATTAGCAAATGAAATGGATATCTGCTTCATACCCTGTCTAAGTAAACTGCAGGCATATCTGCATTGTGGCCAACCAAATCATTTAGTCAATTTAGTCTTATAGAGGAGAAAATCAGTTTCAGTGTCTGTAGTATCCGCAATAAAGAAGAACAACCCTATGTTTATTGCTGTCTCCATCTTATCTCCTGTCAAAACCCATATCTTGagaccagcttgagcaaggttATCTATGCATTGTGGAACCTGATCAAGTGAACTACAAACGGTAAGCTGGAAAGGAGTTCTGAAAGCAAGCCATATTGGGTAATCACAATGAAGTATGATTCATACATACCCCTTTTTGCAGTTTGTCTTCCACAGCAGTAGCTCCAACAAGGATCAATTCCTTCTCCATCATATCTGATACCTTCTCGAGCAATTCATCTCTATCAGCTCCAACAGATGTTTTGGCTTTGTGGAATTCAGTGTTCCATGCCGAATACTCTGCTTCATCCAGCTTTCTATAACCCAGTGCCAATGTACGTAAACCAGCTTCACCGTATTCATTCAAGTGCTTGGAAGTAGCTCCCAGGTATTCTTTTCCTTTCTGTGATAACCGGTCAAATATGATgctacaaaaattaaaaaggaaaaaaaacatcaaaGTTTGCTTAGAAGAAGTGATAATCAATATGGAACTGGCTTGAACCTGTCAGCGCCTTTACAGAGTAGAAGAATCTGCCCTTCTTCATCGCGGATAATGGCAGACATTCTTTTCCTTTTGCTAGTGAAGTCAAGAAGATTCAACACTTTGTATTCTCTGTAAAAAAGTAACCACCCACATGATTAGGCAtctatacaaaataaaaaagtttacatAATATCAGTCTCACCTATCAACTGGCTGGCCTGAAGGTGAAAACCGTTCAGCAATAAACACACTTGTTTGAGTTCTCTTAGTGAACTCAAAACCAAACTCCCTAGCAGCAACAAGGAAAGCAACTTCATCAGGAGACTCAGCTTCATAACTACACTTTCCACTATCTTCATCCACCTCAGGGATAGCAGTATGACAAACCGCGAGTATACGGAAAAACATCAAAACGTCATCAGGATTCGGTTCATTTACCCAGTTATCACCCATTAGACGGTTATCCTCAAAGCTAAACCCCTTAATGCCAGTGGTCTGCTTCCGATCCTTTTCGTCACTAGCAGTGATTACAGTCTCCAGTTCAACCTCTGATGAAGTCCTGGTGTAGCGTTGTGTCCTCATTGGAAGGTTTGTAATCTCATCACCTTGCTCCTCTAGATCCATCGCCATCTGCTTTGCAGCAGCTAGCTCCACTTCACTGGCACGGACGCCGT encodes:
- the LOC130506172 gene encoding phospholipid-transporting ATPase 6, coding for MAHRRSRIRSRIKKSHFYTFRCLRPKTLDDQCPHVINGPGYTRIVHCNNPHLHLTTKLLRYRSNYVSTTRYNMLTFLPKCLYEQFHRVANFYFLVAAILSVFPLSPFNKWSMIAPLVFVVGLSMGKEALEDWRRFMQDVEVNSRKACVHLGSGEFGRRAWRKIRVGDVVRVDKDEFFPADLLLLSSSYDDGICYVETMNLDGETNLKVKRCLDATLALEKDESFKSFSGVIKCEDPNPNLYTFVGNLECDGQVYPLDPNQILLRDSKLRNTSYIYGVVVFTGHDTKVMQNSTKSPSKRSSIEKRMDYIIYTLFALLLFVSFISSLGFAVMTKLLMADWWYLRPDKPESLTNPTNPLYAWVVHLITALLLYGYLIPISLYVSIELVKVLQASFINQDLQLYDSESGTPAQARTSNLNEELGQVDTILSDKTGTLTCNQMDFLKCSIAGTSYGVRASEVELAAAKQMAMDLEEQGDEITNLPMRTQRYTRTSSEVELETVITASDEKDRKQTTGIKGFSFEDNRLMGDNWVNEPNPDDVLMFFRILAVCHTAIPEVDEDSGKCSYEAESPDEVAFLVAAREFGFEFTKRTQTSVFIAERFSPSGQPVDREYKVLNLLDFTSKRKRMSAIIRDEEGQILLLCKGADSIIFDRLSQKGKEYLGATSKHLNEYGEAGLRTLALGYRKLDEAEYSAWNTEFHKAKTSVGADRDELLEKVSDMMEKELILVGATAVEDKLQKGVPQCIDNLAQAGLKIWVLTGDKMETAINIGYACSLLRQGMKQISISFANLEESSQNSEAAAKESILMQITNASQMIKIEKDPHAAFALIIDGKTLTYALKDDVKYQFLALAVICASVICCRVSPKQKALITRLAKEGTGKTTLAIGDGANDVGMIQEADIGVGISGVEGMQAVMASDFSIAQFRFLERLLVVHGHWCYKRIAQMICYFFYKNIAFGLTLFYFEAFTGFSGQSIFNDSYLLLFNVVLTSLPVISLGVFEQDVPSDVCLEFPALYQQGPKNLFFDWYRILGWMGNGVYASIVIFTLNLGIFHVQSFRSDGQTADMNAMGTAMFTCIIWAVNVQIALTMSHFTWIQHVMIWGSIGAWYIFLALYGMLPPKLSGNIFHMLIEVLAPAPIFWLTTLLVIAATTLPYLFHISYQRSVNPLDHHIIQEIKHFRIDLEDERMWKREKSKAREKTKIGFTARVDAKIRQLRVKLQRKHSVLSVMSGTSSNDTTSNSQQT